In Thermodesulfobacteriota bacterium, the DNA window GCGGCTAACAAAGTCTGGCGGGCAAATCGGCGGTTTGGGGTTACCCTTTCTCCCACTCCAAAAACCTATCTATATCCTTTTTTATCGAGGCGGCGACGAAGCCGATGACCGTTGCGTCGTCCATATAGCCCACGAGCGGGATCCAGTCAGGGACTATATCGAAGGGGTTCAGGAAGTATATGATCGCCGCGGCCGCGAGCACGATGGACTTCCACGGGACTTCCCTGTAGTCGCCCCTTGCCCAGGCCTTAAGGAGCCGGAATAGCGCGCCGAGCTCGGCCCGGACCTTCACGAGCGCGGTCTTGTGCCTGTCCGCCTTCACGAGCGCGGCTTCGACGAGACGGCCCGTACTCTCCTTATCCTTTAGAAGCTCCTCGGCCTTCCTCCTGGCACGGTCCAAGCCGAGGGGTTGTTTGTTGTCCATACTTTTGTCCCCCGTTTCCGGGGCAAGAGCGACTCGGGCTTCCTGCCGCCCTCGATCCACTTGCGGTAGTAGCGCTGAAGCTCTTTCTTTGATATCTGGTGCGCCTCGCAGAGGTTCTTAATGAACTTGAATTGGGCGAGGCTCTACCTTGGCCTTGGTGCGCTCGTGCTCCTCCAGGATGGGTGTCCAGCGCTTTACGATAATCTGATGTGAGTACTGCATAGGACCTTCCTTTGGTTTGACTTTATTGTACCAAAAGAGTTACCTAATTACTGAGCATCTACAACTGTCCCCTTTTTCCCCCTGTTGGCTTGACTTCCAAAACGGTACCTGCTTACTGGTTTTGATTATGCTCAAGAAGCCTGTTTTTATGGCGTTCCTCGCTATGCAGGAATTGGGGGTACTTCCAATCCCAAAGATACTCGGGATATTGGTCTATAGACGGCTCAGCATTCCATCGAGCTGTATTCAGGTTAAATAATCCCTGGTATGTATTTACGTATATCGAGAATGCAACGGCGACCGCAATCACGATGTTGAATGCCTTGCTTTTTTTATCGATCTCACTGTAGATAATTACCAGAATAACATAGATCGCGGGAAGAATATCCAGCATTAACCTGGGGCCATAGGAGTGCCCTCCCCACCACATGGGGAATTTAGATATTGTGATGAGGTGCAATAACGGCCATGCCAACAGGATAAGAAGCGCTTTATTCTCTGAAAGAATACGCCAGCTCTTTTTGAAAAAAAACAAAGGGAATAGCATGAAAGGTGAGAAGATGAACAATCCCCTGGCAGGGCTGATAAGGCTCCCCAGGAATGCTTCGATAAAGTGCCCTCCTGATAATTTCCGAGGCAGGTAATAATCGGGAAGTAGTTGGTAGAATTCTGTCCATGAAAAAATTATGAAAATTACGAGAAACCCGCCTACCGTAGCCGCCGTTTTTATGGCGGCCTTTTCGTTAAAAGTAAAAATAATCAGGACTATGGGTGGCGACAATAGAGAAAAGGTAGGCCGGCACAGATAAGCTGAAAAAAGGAAAAATGCGATAAATCCCCATTTTGGACGTTGGTGGTTCTCATGGGCTGTCAGGGTTAATAATATTGCAAAAAGAGAGAAAAATGTCGCAAAGTCATGAGACCATAGAGCGGCTCCTAATGTGCTTGAAAGACCTGTTCCGAACCAAAAAACCGAAGATACAACTATACTGGAGGAAGTGTTTAAATATAACCTTGCTAAGAAAAAAAGCAATAAGAAGATGGCTACTGCCAGTATAGCAGCTATTACTTTTTGCGTAGGCCCTTCATCGCTGAACATGTCATAGCCAAGCGAATTTGATATTAAAACAAACGGTACTGAGAAAAGTGGTGTCCCGACGGGATAATGGTAGTATATATGGCCGTTTTTCTCTTGAACTTTATAACTGTATTTTTCTTGAGCGCTCTCATAGGAGTCAAAATAAGAGTCGAGTTTTACAGTTAAATTCCGCGATATAGACTGGCTTAACAAAAGTGACCCTTGTGGATCGCTTACGGTATGATCCACAGTGCTTTTGACGACAGTCAGGAATACCGCAACCGACATGGCTATCAAGAAAAGCAGGTGATTTATTTTTAAGTCGCTATTGCTGTGCATGCTGGGGGGGGGGTCGACCATACGCCCCGCCTTCTCCTTATCTTTTAGAAGCTCCTCGGCCTTCCTCCTGGCACGGTCTAAGCCGAGGGGTTGCTTATTGTCCATCACTCACTCCCCTTGTCCTCTCCGGGAACTCCACCAAACCCGCCATCGGGTGTGGCGGGAGTTTCAGGCAAGGTAGTATGGGCGCGCAGCTCCTCCGAGAGCTTTTCGACGGTATAGCCTTCCTTCCTCACCCGAAGGTCGTAGTAAAGTAGAATCATCATAATCGCAAAAATCGGGGGCAATATGACGCCAGCCAGCACCGTGCCTACCGCCGAAATCTTAGTCAACGCGTAAGATACAGGGTACGTTATTGCGAACATCACGACCATTACGCCCAGAACGCGCCACCAGTCGCCATCGACCAGTTTTCCGCTCCGCCGAAGGGCGTCCATGGGCTCGCAACCTTCCAGCGTCGCCGCCTGGTATATAAAGGCCCAGCGTACCATCAGATACATGGCTATGGGAAACACAATAAGAAGCGTAAAGGAGCCGCGACCTGCACTGTTTGGAGCACCCAGCACGGACACCCCTATGGCCGCGATGGGCAGCCAGAATAAAATAGCGGCCCCTACCAGAGCCTTCATCCTTTTCAAGACAAAATGGTACGCGCGCTCAACGCTTACATCCCCGCCCGTATAGTGCTCCGATACGGCGTGTATAAAAACCCCATCCATCAGAGAATTTATAACAGTAAAACCCAACATAGAGGCCGCGAACGAAATATCCCACGGCACCATATCCACAGTCTCAGGGTCAAAAGTCTCGGGGTCATAGCCGGGCGTACCGAAAACGATCTCCGGGATATAACAAACCGCCTCCACAACCGCCGCGATGGCGACGAACTTCAGGAAGTGCCTGCCGTAGACCCTGAAGGTCTCGGTCAGGAGCGGTCCTACAGTCCTCGGTCCGAGCACGTTATCCATCAGCTTCTCCATTCAACAAGGGAGGGCACAGCCAGCACTCTCCTTATCCTTTAGAAGCTCCTCGGCCTTCCTCCTGGCACGGTCCAAGCCGAGGGGTTGTTTACTCTCCATTAACTACTCCGCAGGCCCTTTGCCTTACCGTCAAAAACAGATCTATCCCCTTTACTCTTTAAAAGCTGTCCAAAACCCCGGACAGGATATGCAAAATTATATCACTCCCGCCCAATACCACATCGCCAACCACGGACGACTGTTTCCTTCTACAGAGCGCAACCAGATCTTTCCTGGAGACAAAGAACCCTTTACAACCGCTACAGCAGGATATGTTAAGGCCCTGCACGCCGCCCGGCACGAGCGTATCGACGAGACATCTCGGGCACTTCAGTAAGTTCCCGCCCGTCTCCGGCTCGAACCGAACCGCCTGACCGGGCAACTCGTCACGCTCCTCGATCATTGCCGCCCTGTAGGCCTCTATCTCCCCCCGGTCGAACCATACCCCTTCGCACCCGACGCATACGTCCACGCTGATGCCGCCATGGTTCTTTCCAGTCATTTCAGACTGACAAGAGGGACAGTACATTATCCTACCTCCAGGAGAAAATATATTTCCTTCCTGCGCTTAACGAGCCTGGAACCCCAAACCCCCAAGTTGCCCGTTGGGCGTGACTTGCCGCCCTTAAAGAACCCGAATCAGGTCGATACCCAGCGCATCCAACACCCGGGACAGGACAATGCCGTACGTCCAGTTTTCTTGCGCACGTCCGGTACG includes these proteins:
- a CDS encoding glycosyltransferase family 39 protein; the encoded protein is MDNKQPLGLDRARRKAEELLKDKEKAGRMVDPPPSMHSNSDLKINHLLFLIAMSVAVFLTVVKSTVDHTVSDPQGSLLLSQSISRNLTVKLDSYFDSYESAQEKYSYKVQEKNGHIYYHYPVGTPLFSVPFVLISNSLGYDMFSDEGPTQKVIAAILAVAIFLLLFFLARLYLNTSSSIVVSSVFWFGTGLSSTLGAALWSHDFATFFSLFAILLTLTAHENHQRPKWGFIAFFLFSAYLCRPTFSLLSPPIVLIIFTFNEKAAIKTAATVGGFLVIFIIFSWTEFYQLLPDYYLPRKLSGGHFIEAFLGSLISPARGLFIFSPFMLFPLFFFKKSWRILSENKALLILLAWPLLHLITISKFPMWWGGHSYGPRLMLDILPAIYVILVIIYSEIDKKSKAFNIVIAVAVAFSIYVNTYQGLFNLNTARWNAEPSIDQYPEYLWDWKYPQFLHSEERHKNRLLEHNQNQ
- a CDS encoding DUF1232 domain-containing protein → MDNKQPLGLDRARRKAEELLKDKESTGRLVEAALVKADRHKTALVKVRAELGALFRLLKAWARGDYREVPWKSIVLAAAAIIYFLNPFDIVPDWIPLVGYMDDATVIGFVAASIKKDIDRFLEWEKG
- a CDS encoding zf-TFIIB domain-containing protein, which codes for MYCPSCQSEMTGKNHGGISVDVCVGCEGVWFDRGEIEAYRAAMIEERDELPGQAVRFEPETGGNLLKCPRCLVDTLVPGGVQGLNISCCSGCKGFFVSRKDLVALCRRKQSSVVGDVVLGGSDIILHILSGVLDSF